ACATCAGCCGCCCCGAGACCCTTGACAGTGCGTCCaagaaggtggggggggtgggggggagggaagcccCTCTGCAAGGttgagggggggcgggggggggcagcagcagttTGGGCTCCCCTTGTACTGACTGCAGCCCTctgtttcccccccccaaccccgtaGTGGAAGACGGAAATCCTGGATTATTGCCCCAACACGCGGGTGCTGCTCATCGGCTGCAAGACAGACCTGCGGACGGACCTGAGCACCCTAATGGAGCTCTCTCACCAGAAGCAGGCACCCATCTCCTATGAGcaggtcggggaggggggggggcgggcgggtgggtgggggggggtccccggaggggtggttttgggggtgcTGTGCCATCTTCACGCAGGGTTGGGTTGCAGGGCTGCGCGGCCGCCAGGCAGCTGGGAGCCGAGGGCTACCTGGAGTGCTCAGCCTTCACCTCGGAGAAGAGCGTCCACAGCATCTTCCGGACCGTGTCCAGCATCTGCCTCAGCaaaacccccccgcagccccccaagAGCCCCCCCCGCAGCCTC
The window above is part of the Rissa tridactyla isolate bRisTri1 chromosome 24, bRisTri1.patW.cur.20221130, whole genome shotgun sequence genome. Proteins encoded here:
- the RND1 gene encoding rho-related GTP-binding protein Rho6 isoform X2; translated protein: MRERRSVPAAPARCKLVLVGDVHCGKTAMLQVLAKDCYPEVLPTMTMCAPSATATRTPSCSASTSAAPRPLTWKTEILDYCPNTRVLLIGCKTDLRTDLSTLMELSHQKQAPISYEQGCAAARQLGAEGYLECSAFTSEKSVHSIFRTVSSICLSKTPPQPPKSPPRSLSKRLLHLPSRSELISSAFKKEKAKSCSVM